One window from the genome of Pseudomonadota bacterium encodes:
- a CDS encoding LysR family transcriptional regulator, producing the protein MPLDWNDIRFYLAVARHGNIAKAAEELKVNQSTVMRRIDAMEDRLHLTLFLRNRGDYQLTAAGKLILAPAEKMDEQALELARCLTGHDDTDGGDVVLTAPSFMIRHLLSPALQDFFTAHPDINLTLHATNSFLDLQRNDADVAVRLTNDPEKHLPPNLIGRKLGDIELCAYQDAATDTEKASWIGWDESVDFKGWLVQNNYPDRPVQMVSDDILGQAQALHAAPLMAVLPCLLGDSEQGLQRVKNCKVFQGFEVWVLTHPDLKGTKRISAVMSFVADAIRL; encoded by the coding sequence ATGCCGCTTGATTGGAATGACATACGTTTTTATCTGGCTGTTGCGCGCCACGGCAATATTGCCAAAGCCGCCGAAGAGCTGAAAGTCAATCAATCAACCGTTATGCGCCGTATTGATGCGATGGAAGACCGTCTGCATCTGACGCTGTTTTTGCGCAATCGCGGCGATTATCAATTAACGGCTGCCGGTAAACTGATTCTGGCACCGGCGGAAAAAATGGATGAACAGGCGCTGGAACTGGCAAGATGCCTGACGGGGCATGACGATACCGATGGCGGTGATGTTGTTTTGACGGCCCCGTCTTTTATGATCCGCCATCTTTTGTCACCGGCATTGCAGGATTTTTTTACCGCCCATCCCGATATTAATCTGACGCTTCATGCGACAAACAGCTTTCTTGATTTGCAGCGCAATGATGCCGATGTTGCCGTGCGCCTGACCAATGACCCTGAAAAACATCTGCCGCCTAATCTGATCGGGCGCAAGCTGGGCGATATTGAACTCTGCGCCTATCAGGATGCGGCAACGGATACGGAAAAGGCATCATGGATCGGCTGGGATGAGAGTGTCGATTTTAAAGGCTGGCTGGTGCAAAATAATTACCCTGACCGTCCGGTACAAATGGTCTCCGATGATATTCTGGGGCAGGCGCAGGCGCTGCATGCCGCACCGCTGATGGCGGTGCTGCCCTGTTTGCTGGGTGATAGCGAGCAGGGCTTGCAGCGCGTTAAAAATTGTAAAGTGTTTCAAGGTTTTGAAGTCTGGGTGCTGACACATCCTGATCTAAAAGGCACAAAACGCATCAGCGCGGTGATGTCTTTTGTCGCGGATGCGATCCGGCTTTAG
- a CDS encoding GMC family oxidoreductase has protein sequence MIGARNMVWADVVVIGSGVAGAITAYKLAKAGVKTVILEAGPRIDRAEIVKAFTQSHNLDLSAGFPHEKWAPRPDWGKPDGGYIEYTGPEVSKVEYLKVVGGTTWHWAAVAIRMTPAEMKMKTTYDLAVDWPISYDELEPFYCEAEYEIGVSGDSTAADGSPRSRPYPMPMIPHSYSDKIIQKTAKTIGIDFIARPGARNSTQYDGRIRCQGFGTCSPICPSGAQYNAGIHVKKAEDLGVKLLDNTRVDKIFTDEKGNIRDVLAVTKDGTELTVRGKIFVLAANGLESPKLMMMNATESRPDGIGNSSGLVGKYYFDHPGIYCRIVMPEPVYPRGPENTMTSHNFRDGDFRKKRAGWTMAVYNRPHIDDITRELLVKGTEPPSLDKELRHRVIRQLEIDTHVDQLPDINNALSLNWDKHDSAGHPVMKMHYSYSDYEQAGFAHSRSIFKKMVKALKADVVHTSEPFAHHHLMGTTRMGNDPKTSVVDAQCRSHDHKNLFVISSSVFPTGGAANPTLTIAALALRAGEEILRQLKNEEN, from the coding sequence ATGATTGGTGCGCGCAATATGGTCTGGGCCGATGTGGTCGTCATAGGATCAGGCGTCGCCGGTGCCATAACAGCCTATAAACTGGCAAAAGCGGGGGTAAAAACCGTTATTTTGGAAGCCGGACCGCGCATAGACCGTGCGGAAATTGTCAAGGCTTTCACGCAATCACATAATCTGGATTTATCTGCCGGTTTTCCACATGAAAAATGGGCGCCCCGCCCCGATTGGGGGAAGCCGGATGGCGGTTATATTGAGTATACGGGGCCTGAGGTTTCAAAAGTCGAGTATCTGAAAGTCGTCGGCGGCACAACATGGCACTGGGCTGCGGTCGCCATCCGCATGACCCCTGCGGAAATGAAGATGAAGACCACATATGATCTGGCCGTTGACTGGCCGATCTCTTATGACGAGCTGGAGCCGTTTTACTGTGAAGCGGAATATGAAATCGGCGTCTCCGGTGACAGTACTGCCGCAGATGGCAGCCCGCGCTCCCGCCCTTATCCGATGCCGATGATTCCGCACAGCTATTCCGACAAGATTATTCAAAAAACGGCCAAAACAATCGGCATCGATTTTATTGCCCGCCCTGGTGCACGCAATAGTACACAGTATGACGGACGTATCCGTTGCCAGGGCTTTGGTACTTGTTCCCCGATCTGCCCGTCAGGCGCGCAATATAATGCCGGCATACATGTCAAAAAAGCGGAAGACCTTGGCGTAAAACTGCTCGATAACACCCGTGTCGATAAAATTTTCACGGATGAAAAAGGCAATATCAGGGATGTCCTCGCCGTCACCAAAGACGGAACGGAATTGACGGTACGCGGGAAGATTTTTGTACTGGCCGCCAACGGGCTTGAATCGCCAAAGCTGATGATGATGAATGCGACTGAAAGCCGCCCTGACGGTATTGGCAACAGTTCCGGCCTTGTTGGAAAATATTATTTCGATCATCCGGGCATTTATTGCAGGATTGTGATGCCTGAGCCGGTTTATCCGCGCGGCCCTGAAAACACAATGACCAGCCATAATTTCCGTGACGGTGATTTTCGAAAGAAGCGCGCCGGCTGGACCATGGCGGTCTATAACCGCCCGCATATAGACGACATCACACGCGAATTATTGGTAAAAGGCACGGAACCGCCGTCGCTTGACAAAGAATTGCGCCACCGCGTTATTCGTCAGCTGGAAATTGATACACATGTTGACCAGCTGCCCGATATCAATAATGCGCTTAGCCTGAACTGGGACAAGCACGACAGTGCAGGACACCCTGTCATGAAGATGCATTACAGCTATTCCGATTATGAACAGGCGGGTTTCGCGCATTCACGTAGCATTTTCAAAAAAATGGTCAAAGCGCTGAAGGCGGACGTCGTTCATACCAGCGAACCTTTTGCCCATCACCATCTGATGGGAACGACCCGTATGGGCAATGACCCGAAAACCTCTGTCGTTGATGCGCAATGCCGCAGCCATGACCATAAAAACCTGTTTGTCATCAGCTCCTCCGTTTTTCCGACAGGCGGTGCGGCAAACCCGACCCTGACCATCGCCGCGCTGGCATTACGGGCAGGCGAGGAAATCCTCCGGCAGTTGAAAAACGAAGAAAACTAA
- the bcsS gene encoding cellulose biosynthesis protein BcsS: MKNKFLAVLLAGTILTAATAAHAEKSGAWAGIDVGPNSYYLFAGAVTGISGQSDIDSEGGWLLRGDAGYGQYDYNTVLPGPTPANIDGDVIAGDALIGYRHFFDTGANHITFYAGGELQNHDQSPRDAANSVEGSEFGAKGMVELNVTPAEDIVFNAAVSYSTAFDSYWSRGTVGYDMQSVTVGPEVLFMGNEEYDQRRFGLSVSNIQLGFTDVAIRGGYANTSGRGDDGAYGTLGFSSQF, from the coding sequence ATGAAAAATAAATTTCTCGCAGTTTTACTTGCCGGCACAATCTTAACCGCAGCAACAGCGGCACATGCCGAAAAAAGCGGCGCATGGGCCGGCATTGATGTTGGCCCTAACTCCTATTACCTGTTTGCAGGTGCCGTGACCGGCATTTCCGGCCAAAGCGACATTGACAGCGAAGGCGGCTGGCTGCTCCGCGGCGATGCCGGCTATGGCCAATATGATTACAACACCGTCCTGCCCGGCCCGACACCTGCCAATATTGATGGCGATGTCATCGCCGGAGATGCGCTGATCGGTTACCGTCATTTCTTCGATACCGGTGCCAATCACATCACATTCTATGCCGGTGGTGAATTGCAGAACCATGACCAATCCCCCCGCGATGCCGCCAATTCGGTTGAAGGATCGGAATTCGGTGCCAAGGGAATGGTTGAACTGAACGTCACACCTGCTGAAGATATTGTTTTCAACGCCGCCGTCAGCTATTCCACAGCCTTCGACTCTTACTGGAGCCGCGGCACCGTTGGATATGACATGCAATCCGTCACAGTCGGACCCGAAGTCCTGTTCATGGGAAATGAAGAATACGACCAGCGCCGTTTCGGTCTGTCCGTTTCCAACATTCAGCTGGGCTTTACCGATGTTGCCATCCGCGGCGGTTACGCCAATACAAGCGGTAGGGGCGATGACGGTGCTTACGGCACACTTGGCTTCAGCTCACAGTTTTAA
- a CDS encoding glycosyltransferase: protein MQTQQKTNITEQPAEPAQRHSVSAQMAERFARRRLWRRFIAAAYILLLIIYLLWRFTIINPDSPALSITYYVTECIAFILGLTAIFNSWHYNHRTPPPAPKGLSVDVFVPTYREPLDIIRRTVMAAKAIRYPHGTFLLDDGKRDEVKALAEELGVTYLRRPDSKHAKAGNINHALQHSKADFVMTFDADHIALPHALDVMLGFFDDENVVMVQTPQDYYNTDAFQYLNARRTGGLWHDQSAFYNIAEPCADASNAASCVGTGVVYRRSALDKIGGIPCETVTEDIHTSLKLHKAGYQTVFLNEPIAYGIAAADLGEYYKTRHRWGHGNLHALRHENILFCKGLTWRQRLHYLSLGLIYLEGWQQLLLFIIPVVALIWGLQPFTITVFNMLIVLSFPVLSYLLLQELGCGFSRYWANELFSMARWPVYLTSTAGLFGKKISFNSSSKNIQGKTDWRMMAPQLTVTIISLLAVFYGVIRLTATGFPSGPLGSYFYLWLTTRTLPAIDIYEVMPRGYTVELVAIAGFWALYNALRGIFFMRKVLHDAKNTHDFFRFRIPVPVLLNGRDKIYGRMTALSEDWAALHIYKSDAAPFTKGKDITLTAFMPAGALQLTLRVENITQENGCNTVAGSLIWTSAADRDQLANGLYSVDWHREFLHRSAYFLTPSDVLLSCLRFQPVSAHSKNDWQAILLQSGDDGFTDYGILIRRPDRRQSLIVFSALQQGQHYNIMAFTKDGVSSSAIKVAGEGHLHSLVEKGLDGAAPHRYIVTTVA, encoded by the coding sequence TTGCAGACACAGCAAAAAACAAACATCACGGAACAACCTGCCGAACCTGCGCAACGGCACTCCGTTTCGGCACAAATGGCGGAACGCTTTGCGCGGCGGCGGCTGTGGCGGCGTTTCATTGCCGCGGCTTATATCCTGCTGCTGATTATTTATCTCCTCTGGCGCTTCACCATTATCAATCCTGACTCTCCGGCGCTGTCCATCACCTATTATGTGACAGAGTGCATCGCTTTCATCCTCGGTCTGACGGCAATTTTCAATTCCTGGCACTATAACCACCGCACACCGCCACCCGCACCGAAGGGGTTATCGGTAGATGTCTTCGTACCGACTTATAGGGAGCCGCTGGACATCATCCGCCGCACCGTGATGGCGGCAAAAGCGATCCGTTACCCGCACGGCACATTCCTGCTGGATGACGGCAAGCGCGATGAGGTGAAAGCACTGGCAGAGGAATTAGGCGTCACCTATCTGCGCCGCCCGGACAGCAAACATGCCAAAGCCGGAAATATCAATCACGCATTGCAGCACAGCAAAGCCGATTTTGTCATGACATTCGATGCCGACCATATCGCGCTGCCGCATGCGCTGGATGTGATGCTCGGCTTTTTTGATGATGAAAATGTCGTAATGGTGCAAACACCGCAGGATTATTACAACACTGATGCCTTCCAGTATCTCAACGCCCGCCGCACCGGCGGCTTGTGGCATGACCAATCCGCTTTTTACAATATTGCCGAACCTTGCGCCGATGCCTCAAATGCGGCCTCCTGCGTCGGGACGGGTGTTGTCTACCGCCGCAGCGCGCTGGATAAGATCGGCGGCATTCCTTGTGAAACCGTGACAGAGGATATTCACACATCTCTTAAACTGCACAAAGCAGGGTATCAGACCGTTTTTCTGAATGAACCCATTGCCTACGGCATTGCTGCTGCGGATCTCGGGGAATATTACAAAACCCGCCACCGCTGGGGGCATGGTAATCTGCATGCCTTGCGGCATGAGAATATTCTGTTCTGCAAAGGGCTGACATGGCGGCAGCGTCTGCATTACCTGTCACTCGGCCTGATCTATCTGGAAGGCTGGCAGCAATTGCTGTTATTTATCATTCCGGTGGTCGCACTGATTTGGGGGCTGCAGCCTTTTACGATTACGGTTTTCAACATGCTGATTGTGCTGAGTTTTCCTGTTCTATCTTACCTGCTGTTGCAGGAGCTGGGCTGCGGCTTTTCCCGCTACTGGGCCAATGAGCTGTTTTCCATGGCACGCTGGCCGGTCTATCTGACATCAACCGCCGGATTATTCGGCAAAAAAATCAGCTTTAACAGTTCTTCAAAAAACATTCAGGGCAAAACCGACTGGCGGATGATGGCACCGCAATTAACAGTCACGATTATCAGCCTTCTAGCCGTTTTTTACGGCGTCATACGCCTGACGGCAACGGGTTTCCCTAGCGGACCGCTCGGTTCATATTTTTACCTGTGGCTAACAACCCGAACCCTACCCGCAATTGATATCTACGAAGTCATGCCGCGCGGCTATACGGTCGAACTGGTAGCGATTGCCGGTTTCTGGGCCTTGTATAATGCGCTGCGCGGCATATTTTTTATGCGCAAGGTTTTACATGATGCAAAAAACACCCATGATTTTTTCCGTTTCCGCATTCCCGTGCCCGTCCTGCTGAATGGCCGGGATAAAATTTACGGACGCATGACCGCCCTTTCCGAAGACTGGGCAGCTCTGCATATTTATAAGAGTGACGCCGCCCCTTTTACCAAAGGCAAGGACATCACCTTAACAGCCTTCATGCCTGCCGGGGCTTTACAACTGACGCTGCGGGTCGAAAACATCACACAGGAAAACGGCTGCAACACGGTTGCAGGCTCTTTGATCTGGACCTCCGCAGCAGACCGCGATCAATTGGCCAACGGGCTGTATTCCGTTGACTGGCACCGGGAATTTTTGCACCGCAGCGCCTATTTCCTGACGCCTTCCGACGTACTGCTGTCCTGTTTGCGCTTTCAGCCCGTTTCCGCCCATAGCAAAAATGACTGGCAGGCTATTTTACTGCAAAGCGGCGACGATGGTTTCACAGATTACGGCATCCTGATCCGCAGACCCGACCGGCGGCAATCCCTGATTGTTTTCAGCGCATTGCAGCAAGGGCAGCATTATAACATCATGGCGTTTACAAAGGACGGAGTATCAAGTTCCGCAATTAAAGTCGCTGGGGAAGGGCATCTGCACTCTCTCGTTGAAAAAGGGTTGGACGGTGCCGCCCCTCACCGCTACATCGTCACAACTGTTGCATAA
- a CDS encoding SlyX family protein — translation MTEEKLNAIEEALAHQEVQIETLSKMAAQQFDVIDVLKRKVDALQRKIERLSEDELAENDGLSSIEQSLHEKPPHY, via the coding sequence ATGACAGAAGAAAAACTCAACGCGATTGAAGAGGCGCTCGCCCATCAGGAAGTACAGATTGAAACGCTGAGCAAAATGGCGGCGCAGCAATTTGATGTGATTGATGTGCTGAAAAGAAAAGTCGACGCCTTGCAGAGAAAAATCGAACGGCTCAGCGAGGATGAGCTGGCGGAGAATGACGGGCTGTCCTCTATCGAACAATCCCTGCACGAAAAACCCCCGCATTACTAA
- a CDS encoding YaiI/YqxD family protein — translation MKIWVDADACPKVIKEILFRAADRTETRVMFVANQWLQLPKSDFIIFVLVEQGSDVADDKIADECAAGDLVVTADIPLAARAVEKGASALDPRGTMYGTHNIKQILSMRDFMDSLRGSGIDTGGANSFGQRERQAFADELDRFITKALR, via the coding sequence ATGAAAATATGGGTTGATGCGGATGCCTGTCCGAAAGTCATCAAGGAAATTTTATTCCGTGCCGCCGACAGGACGGAAACGCGGGTGATGTTTGTCGCCAATCAATGGCTGCAGCTGCCGAAATCCGATTTCATTATTTTCGTTTTGGTGGAGCAGGGATCGGATGTTGCGGATGATAAAATTGCCGATGAATGCGCAGCGGGTGATCTGGTGGTGACAGCCGATATTCCGCTGGCGGCGCGGGCTGTTGAAAAAGGTGCCTCCGCGCTTGATCCGCGCGGAACCATGTATGGCACGCATAATATCAAACAGATATTATCCATGCGCGATTTTATGGATTCTTTGCGCGGCAGCGGCATTGATACCGGCGGCGCAAACAGTTTCGGCCAGCGTGAACGGCAAGCCTTTGCCGATGAGTTGGACCGTTTTATTACCAAAGCGCTGCGGTGA
- a CDS encoding DMT family transporter, which translates to MAKEKLIAADRVLSPTALAILLTCLGFATFTFTDAIAKLASAGFPPMVIIFLQSLLGCLCVGSYGLLRHGRTAFKTTHPYLHAFRAGLGGCSSLLNVNALKTLQMDEFYAVIFIAPLVVMLLVAAVLKETLGLQRIIAVIIGFLCVLYMIQPGQSLFQIGALFAFISTLCYAVSCVVVRKIGQKDSALLFTFYTFCGGLAVSGTVLLINGVEVAPYLHHRDIWLIGVNGVLVIFGAFFVTKGLQIAPMAASVTSFHYTQMVWGVFLGYLIFGELPTTTVMIGATGLIATGLYLLVHEKQAIPKPVAVVILPD; encoded by the coding sequence ATGGCAAAAGAAAAGCTTATCGCGGCCGACCGCGTGCTTTCACCGACAGCATTGGCGATTCTGCTGACCTGTCTGGGCTTTGCCACATTCACTTTTACGGATGCGATTGCAAAACTGGCCTCTGCAGGATTCCCGCCAATGGTGATTATCTTCCTGCAAAGCCTGCTCGGCTGTCTTTGTGTTGGCAGTTACGGCTTGTTGCGTCATGGCCGCACTGCTTTTAAAACAACGCATCCTTATTTACACGCCTTCCGCGCAGGGCTGGGAGGGTGTTCTTCACTATTAAACGTCAATGCCTTAAAAACCCTGCAAATGGACGAGTTTTATGCCGTTATTTTCATTGCCCCTTTGGTGGTCATGTTACTGGTGGCAGCGGTCTTAAAGGAAACACTGGGGTTACAGCGCATTATCGCCGTCATTATCGGTTTTTTATGTGTCTTATACATGATACAGCCGGGGCAATCGCTTTTTCAAATCGGTGCGCTCTTCGCTTTTATCAGTACGCTTTGTTATGCGGTTTCATGCGTGGTGGTACGCAAAATCGGGCAAAAGGATTCCGCGCTGCTGTTCACATTTTACACTTTCTGCGGCGGGCTTGCCGTTTCCGGCACGGTTCTGCTGATCAACGGTGTGGAAGTCGCCCCTTATTTACACCATCGTGACATATGGCTGATCGGTGTGAACGGCGTTCTGGTCATTTTCGGTGCGTTTTTTGTCACAAAGGGGTTGCAGATTGCACCAATGGCGGCATCCGTCACATCATTCCACTATACGCAAATGGTTTGGGGCGTGTTTTTAGGCTATCTCATCTTCGGCGAATTACCGACAACAACGGTGATGATCGGCGCAACGGGACTGATTGCAACGGGTTTATATCTGCTGGTTCACGAAAAACAGGCCATCCCCAAACCGGTCGCCGTCGTGATCCTGCCGGATTAA
- a CDS encoding sel1 repeat family protein, giving the protein MRALIYILSTVSVFLFVLYMALSNPELGKPGFITARIWAAKAGDTKSQIYLGEAYRVGAHISRDSGKAIKWYKKAAEGGAVEAYYQLGQMYELGDGVDADPEAAKSWYLKAAKQGHTLAKLSLVTLSPDSEGDEFGLVLENYTTLEDLQDRLETLFGRGTPIEAIDAVLVQELGFFRTNNLILSFDPHSMSHHSEDSNHFSRGTSSDKNFVFYFKPHPSKENTGWKDASDGWVIKAVHGNMPSANDSDFQRSMGGSLQGLKYIRALKIPAIEKSNEEDKSIALVKELLQYKAEIQEVDGFDGRVWSQLVEEHKNSSCVIDFTYQCLIDQFMSLAEFPQPSRRSYYALMAKKAMLHGDRNAAQKLLEAWPTTRDVREEEESYSRLRRHSDAVIQKVISDYQINYMRLLFFVGQYDKAKTLLEELHAELQTGDDYGAIDALISRGDLSYASTIAKETLKWKRGRPDPLRNSSAHGHCQNYTHNRAEAIGRLGLAYLEQNNITDAKKTAELLEVYIRNKAFGQSSFCYVEAAKKSYDDLMRKILFMYRDEGREKEAHDVFDRLFKEKLQNDEPIRRYVWRSYEPLAFTAAKLGLQNKLIALAEFIQEHNKMDYPGIYARATYDPVPYLYALAGEHEKAIRLCESNDYKKSEDAAEKSQPKILKIEDASTADVRLTTYLKIAESLAALGDAENALLYLEKASPYMNHRVYEHDVVLRNLEDYIDKANIYTTLKQKKLSEETFEELLKKFGETTPADFRGGQITAGFMGRFALLFAQHRHISELMTWSETLPRFYAGAYYARIGKLLLDEGRMDEYELYAPEMVRVFSSDKQPLGNWLHLFNALIEQQAFDQFMRFYNSVNKGSQLDHDRQPQQFGTFLRAQRPETKNTPQQIWMMGLLLRAKLKGERVPADVFQQIWEQYIDNCFSHRHALTGYGRDSNIKANEKETMAACYAVLM; this is encoded by the coding sequence ATGAGGGCTTTAATCTATATTCTATCAACCGTTTCGGTCTTTCTATTTGTGCTGTATATGGCGCTGAGTAATCCGGAACTGGGCAAACCGGGATTTATTACTGCAAGGATTTGGGCTGCGAAAGCCGGCGATACGAAGTCACAAATTTACCTTGGGGAAGCTTACCGGGTAGGCGCACATATTTCACGGGATAGCGGTAAAGCGATCAAATGGTATAAAAAAGCGGCAGAAGGCGGGGCGGTCGAGGCATATTACCAATTGGGGCAAATGTATGAATTGGGAGACGGGGTTGATGCAGATCCTGAGGCGGCGAAGTCTTGGTATCTAAAAGCGGCCAAGCAAGGCCATACTTTAGCTAAGTTGTCATTGGTTACCTTGAGCCCTGATAGCGAAGGGGATGAATTTGGTTTGGTTTTGGAGAATTATACCACTCTGGAAGACCTTCAAGATAGATTGGAAACACTTTTTGGGCGGGGAACGCCTATTGAAGCGATTGATGCAGTCCTTGTGCAGGAACTTGGTTTTTTTCGCACGAATAATTTGATTCTGTCATTTGACCCGCATTCAATGTCGCATCATTCGGAAGATTCAAATCATTTCTCTCGCGGTACCTCTTCTGATAAAAACTTCGTCTTCTATTTTAAACCTCATCCCTCTAAAGAAAACACGGGTTGGAAAGACGCTTCTGACGGATGGGTTATAAAAGCCGTCCATGGCAACATGCCCAGTGCAAATGATAGTGATTTCCAAAGGAGCATGGGGGGATCTCTTCAAGGTTTAAAATATATTCGCGCTTTAAAAATACCGGCTATTGAAAAGTCCAATGAGGAAGATAAGTCAATCGCGTTGGTGAAAGAGCTGCTGCAGTATAAGGCGGAGATTCAGGAAGTAGACGGTTTTGACGGGCGGGTTTGGTCTCAATTGGTTGAGGAGCATAAAAACTCTTCCTGTGTCATAGATTTCACTTATCAATGTTTGATTGACCAGTTTATGTCACTGGCCGAATTCCCGCAGCCGTCCCGGAGAAGTTATTATGCGTTGATGGCGAAGAAGGCAATGTTACACGGAGACCGGAATGCGGCACAGAAATTATTGGAGGCATGGCCGACAACAAGAGACGTGCGAGAAGAAGAAGAGAGCTATTCCCGCCTGCGTAGACATTCGGATGCTGTCATACAAAAAGTGATAAGCGATTATCAAATCAATTACATGAGACTGCTGTTCTTTGTTGGTCAATATGATAAAGCAAAGACATTGCTGGAAGAGCTGCATGCTGAACTTCAAACAGGTGATGATTATGGTGCGATTGATGCGCTTATCAGCCGTGGAGATTTGTCATACGCATCGACAATTGCAAAAGAAACCCTGAAATGGAAAAGAGGTCGACCGGACCCGCTCAGAAATTCATCCGCACATGGCCATTGTCAAAATTACACACATAATCGGGCGGAGGCTATTGGACGGCTGGGCCTTGCCTATCTGGAACAAAACAACATCACGGATGCGAAAAAGACAGCAGAATTATTAGAGGTTTATATCCGGAACAAGGCGTTCGGGCAATCAAGTTTCTGTTATGTGGAGGCCGCCAAGAAAAGTTATGATGACCTTATGCGCAAAATTCTTTTTATGTATCGTGATGAGGGCAGAGAAAAAGAAGCGCATGACGTCTTTGATAGATTGTTCAAAGAAAAACTGCAGAATGATGAACCTATCCGCCGTTATGTGTGGCGCTCATATGAACCTCTGGCTTTTACGGCTGCGAAGCTTGGCTTGCAAAACAAGTTGATCGCATTGGCGGAATTTATTCAAGAACATAACAAGATGGATTATCCCGGAATTTATGCGCGCGCGACTTATGATCCGGTTCCGTATTTATACGCCTTGGCCGGAGAACATGAAAAGGCAATCCGGTTATGCGAGAGTAATGATTACAAGAAAAGTGAAGATGCGGCGGAAAAATCCCAGCCTAAAATTTTGAAAATTGAAGATGCTTCAACAGCAGATGTCAGGCTTACAACCTATTTGAAAATTGCCGAAAGCCTGGCCGCGCTTGGGGATGCTGAAAATGCTCTTTTATATTTGGAAAAAGCTTCCCCATATATGAATCATAGGGTTTATGAGCATGATGTCGTACTCCGTAATCTGGAGGATTATATCGATAAGGCGAATATCTACACGACACTGAAACAAAAGAAGCTGAGTGAAGAAACATTTGAAGAGCTTTTAAAGAAGTTCGGTGAAACAACGCCGGCTGATTTTCGCGGGGGACAAATCACTGCCGGGTTTATGGGGCGGTTCGCATTGCTGTTTGCGCAGCACAGGCATATTTCTGAATTGATGACATGGTCGGAGACATTGCCCAGATTTTATGCGGGAGCTTATTATGCGCGTATTGGAAAATTATTGCTCGATGAAGGGCGTATGGATGAGTATGAACTTTATGCGCCGGAAATGGTCAGAGTGTTTTCTAGCGATAAACAGCCCTTGGGTAATTGGCTGCACTTATTTAATGCTCTGATAGAACAACAAGCATTCGATCAATTTATGCGTTTTTATAATTCGGTGAATAAAGGGAGCCAACTGGACCATGACCGGCAACCGCAACAGTTTGGAACTTTCTTGAGAGCGCAAAGGCCTGAAACCAAAAATACGCCGCAACAAATATGGATGATGGGGTTGCTGCTTAGAGCCAAGCTGAAAGGTGAAAGAGTTCCTGCGGATGTGTTTCAACAGATTTGGGAGCAATATATAGATAATTGCTTTTCACACCGTCATGCACTCACCGGTTATGGGCGTGACAGCAATATTAAAGCCAATGAAAAAGAAACAATGGCAGCTTGTTACGCTGTTCTCATGTGA